From Bacteroidales bacterium, one genomic window encodes:
- a CDS encoding 4-hydroxy-3-methylbut-2-enyl diphosphate reductase — translation MRVKVEIDKNSGFCHGVIRAVETAEKNLSPDSSLNTLENSSSSKTRSHAHLYSLGAIVHNGSELERLKVKGLEVIDIEQMKNLHNTSVLIRAHGEPPETYQIAKENKINLIDCTCPVVLQLQKKIRETPGQIVIFGKMGHAEVNGLVGQARGRAVVIENTDDLDSSDVLEPAHLKSLRSMRSLGSAASSESHCYNIEIARQSAGSSSSKGATIDYTKPINIFSQTTKDPDEYEHVCAEIKKRMAPGVECTVHNTICRQVAGRHSKLTEFARSHNVIIFVSGKESSNGKVLFDLCKSTNPRSYHIQSLKQIDKEWFKNGDTVGICGATSTPKWQLDAASKFLKISLNNYICAKFYTLIYGNYRRF, via the coding sequence ATGCGTGTTAAAGTAGAAATAGACAAGAATTCAGGCTTTTGCCACGGAGTTATACGCGCCGTGGAGACGGCTGAGAAGAATCTTTCTCCCGACAGTTCCCTTAATACATTGGAAAACAGCAGCAGCTCAAAAACGCGCAGCCATGCACATTTATATTCACTTGGAGCAATAGTGCACAATGGCTCGGAGCTGGAGAGGCTTAAAGTTAAAGGATTGGAAGTCATAGATATAGAGCAAATGAAAAATCTGCACAACACTTCCGTCTTAATCCGCGCACACGGGGAACCTCCTGAGACCTACCAAATTGCCAAAGAAAACAAGATTAATTTAATTGACTGCACCTGTCCGGTTGTGCTGCAGCTGCAGAAAAAAATACGTGAAACTCCTGGACAGATTGTGATTTTTGGGAAGATGGGGCATGCGGAGGTTAATGGGCTTGTCGGGCAGGCGCGTGGGCGTGCTGTTGTTATTGAAAATACTGATGACTTGGATTCTTCAGATGTGCTGGAGCCTGCTCACCTAAAGTCGCTACGCTCCATGCGCTCGCTAGGCTCAGCGGCATCTTCAGAATCTCATTGCTATAATATTGAAATAGCAAGGCAATCTGCGGGCTCCAGCAGTTCCAAAGGAGCCACAATAGATTATACAAAGCCTATCAACATCTTCTCGCAAACCACAAAAGACCCGGACGAATACGAGCATGTATGCGCAGAAATCAAAAAACGGATGGCCCCCGGAGTAGAATGCACCGTACACAACACAATCTGCAGGCAAGTAGCCGGCAGGCACTCCAAACTGACGGAATTTGCACGTTCACACAACGTTATCATATTTGTAAGCGGCAAAGAGAGCTCAAACGGAAAAGTTTTATTTGATTTATGCAAATCCACAAATCCGCGCTCATACCACATTCAGAGCCTTAAACAAATTGATAAAGAGTGGTTTAAAAATGGCGACACCGTAGGTATATGCGGAGCCACCTC
- a CDS encoding helix-turn-helix domain-containing protein, with protein sequence MRLRNIKLLLVVLLSLIQINIATGTSPQLDSIRKKLPHLSGKEKLVALNNLCQIAGNINDSTQELDCIKAYMLEAKKQNNIGEEAYARELRLNCLYNYYMRDQMARELPENLSFFSEHKLWQQYYSKWTLIVEMYLYDGKFHTALREVEKIYTDARNRKNDYGIGISLSCLGKTYLHMRMDKEAARKFEAAVKYLKKNKDNATDLVDTYRDYCVVLNNLRDYTKEASIALEWKKVLDSYKERYKKEGTDISALDDFYRKCYGALGLAETGLHDFKSAKPFLDMAMELSKNSSPLAQVDALDNLSTYCIEAKEFEQALKYEAKRFALDSAMGNGFGLIGVYEKRADIYMRCGMKAKAADEYEKLIPLKDSLNASETSSQLNELSTLFKVDQLKLEKRASTYRLYAAIIVCLLLIAILITAIIYARRLNEKNRIIYERLRETHRREEAAAKAAIESQKTAGNSERQTSPDASTSQDSSQPEQEEVIYQRLNNIMQKEELFKNPLLGRDDLAAKVGTNRSYLLDIIKNCSEDKSVTDFINGYRLRNASVMLMRNPELSITEIGESSGFNSRSSFNRLFLGRYGMTPSEFRRISKKEEKERP encoded by the coding sequence ATGAGACTAAGAAATATAAAATTACTTCTTGTTGTTTTGCTATCGCTTATTCAAATCAATATCGCGACAGGCACTAGCCCACAACTAGATTCTATCAGAAAAAAATTACCTCATCTGTCAGGAAAGGAAAAGCTGGTTGCGCTGAACAATCTTTGTCAAATTGCGGGAAACATAAATGATTCCACCCAAGAGTTGGACTGCATAAAAGCCTATATGTTAGAGGCTAAAAAGCAGAACAACATAGGAGAGGAAGCCTATGCAAGAGAACTCAGGCTTAATTGTTTGTATAATTATTATATGAGAGATCAAATGGCAAGGGAGCTGCCGGAGAATCTTTCATTTTTCTCAGAACACAAATTGTGGCAACAGTATTACAGCAAGTGGACGCTAATTGTGGAGATGTATTTGTATGATGGAAAATTTCATACGGCATTAAGGGAAGTTGAAAAAATTTATACAGATGCCCGCAACAGAAAAAATGATTACGGCATCGGGATTTCTCTGTCATGTCTTGGCAAGACTTATTTGCACATGCGCATGGACAAGGAGGCTGCAAGAAAATTTGAGGCTGCAGTAAAATATTTGAAAAAAAATAAAGACAACGCAACTGACCTTGTAGACACCTATCGTGATTACTGCGTGGTCCTCAATAATTTAAGAGATTATACAAAAGAAGCATCTATAGCGCTGGAATGGAAAAAAGTTTTGGACAGCTATAAAGAGAGATATAAAAAAGAGGGTACTGATATTTCCGCACTGGATGATTTTTACCGCAAGTGCTACGGGGCGCTCGGATTGGCGGAGACAGGCCTGCATGATTTTAAGAGCGCTAAGCCATTCTTAGACATGGCAATGGAGCTTTCAAAAAATTCCTCTCCTCTTGCGCAAGTGGATGCCCTGGATAACTTATCTACTTACTGCATAGAGGCTAAAGAATTTGAACAAGCCTTAAAGTATGAAGCTAAACGTTTTGCTTTGGATAGTGCAATGGGCAATGGCTTTGGGCTAATTGGTGTTTATGAAAAACGCGCAGATATTTATATGAGATGCGGAATGAAGGCAAAAGCAGCGGATGAATACGAAAAGCTCATACCATTAAAAGACTCTCTAAACGCCTCAGAAACAAGCAGTCAATTAAATGAATTAAGTACTCTGTTCAAAGTGGACCAGCTCAAACTGGAAAAACGCGCAAGCACTTATAGGCTTTACGCCGCAATTATTGTTTGCCTGCTGCTAATTGCAATTCTGATAACTGCAATAATTTATGCCAGAAGGTTAAATGAAAAGAACAGAATTATTTATGAAAGACTGAGGGAAACACACAGGAGAGAAGAAGCGGCGGCAAAGGCTGCTATTGAATCTCAAAAAACTGCCGGTAACTCAGAAAGACAAACTTCGCCTGATGCAAGCACTTCTCAAGATAGTTCTCAGCCTGAACAGGAAGAAGTTATTTATCAGCGTCTTAACAACATAATGCAGAAAGAAGAATTGTTTAAGAATCCTTTGCTTGGAAGAGATGACCTAGCTGCAAAAGTGGGAACCAATAGGAGTTATCTTCTGGATATTATTAAGAACTGTTCTGAGGATAAGAGCGTTACGGATTTTATTAATGGTTACCGTTTACGCAATGCTTCTGTTATGCTGATGAGAAATCCTGAATTATCCATCACAGAAATTGGGGAATCATCCGGCTTTAATTCCCGCAGTTCTTTCAACCGGCTTTTCTTGGGAAGATACGGAATGACTCCGTCCGAATTCAGGAGAATTTCCAAAAAAGAGGAGAAAGAGAGGCCATAA
- the cmk gene encoding (d)CMP kinase — protein sequence MANGKIIIAIDGYSSTGKSTFAKLVAEGLGYIYADSGALYRAVTYFAYTNGFIDNKGVVEAEGLQKVLHKIELSFKTSCPDGKSMTYLNGSNVEKQIRTSEISGLVSRIAEVPFVREYVDEILRKMGGDKGLVMDGRDIGTAVFPNAELKIFMTASPEVRAKRRFDELKLKGAKDTYDEVLAALKKRDDIDEHRAKDPLTKAKDAIVLDNSSMTMEEEIDWLNAILKPNFNLQILKPSIKLPSGQ from the coding sequence ATGGCTAATGGTAAGATAATCATCGCGATAGATGGCTACTCCTCTACGGGTAAAAGCACTTTTGCCAAACTTGTAGCGGAAGGACTCGGATATATTTATGCAGACAGCGGAGCTCTTTACAGGGCGGTTACATATTTTGCATATACTAACGGATTTATTGATAATAAGGGTGTTGTTGAGGCTGAGGGGTTGCAGAAAGTGCTGCATAAAATAGAACTTTCTTTTAAAACTTCCTGTCCCGACGGAAAAAGCATGACTTATTTAAATGGTTCTAATGTGGAGAAACAAATTAGAACATCTGAAATTTCAGGACTGGTAAGCAGGATAGCAGAAGTTCCTTTTGTAAGAGAATATGTGGATGAAATTTTGCGCAAGATGGGAGGCGATAAAGGACTTGTAATGGATGGTCGGGACATAGGAACGGCGGTATTTCCAAATGCGGAATTAAAAATTTTTATGACTGCGTCCCCTGAGGTAAGAGCTAAGCGCCGCTTTGACGAGCTTAAGTTGAAGGGAGCTAAAGATACTTATGATGAGGTACTTGCAGCTCTGAAGAAGAGAGATGACATTGATGAACACAGAGCAAAAGACCCTCTTACAAAGGCAAAAGATGCTATTGTTCTGGACAATAGCAGCATGACAATGGAGGAGGAAATAGATTGGCTTAATGCAATCCTAAAACCCAATTTTAATCTTCAAATTCTTAAACCCTCTATTAAACTTCCGTCCGGGCAATAA